A single window of Vibrio stylophorae DNA harbors:
- a CDS encoding Na+/H+ antiporter NhaC family protein has protein sequence MTEPSALSLIPPVVVLSLAIWLRRPMLALIIGTLVGLMLINPSPSYLLDQFSTISVDVMQDPTIAWLILVCGSFGALIALLVHAGGAMAFGQSALKITKSRKSSLLMTFVLGVVIFIDDYLNALTVGETMKRVTDKYRVSREMLAYVVDSTAAPICVLIPLSTWAVFFSGLIENTGSASVGEGITLYIQSIPYMLYAWFAVLMVLLVCLGIMPNIGPMKKAEFRAHPRSAGAMHVNHAELTADPYAVEAINAEFANQQIEHGKLYNFMVPILLLVGSTIYFGVDIWKGLLVTLTFTIIFFSAQKLIRLDDMMKQMFDGFQTMLPAIGIVIAAFMFKAMSDMLGMPQYVIQSLMPFMSPALLPAIIFVAMAILAFATGSSWGVFAVTIPIVMPLAHSIDANIPLVIGALLSASSFGSQACFYSDSTVLAAQGSGCDLMGHALTQLPYALIAAFMALISFLVLGFYF, from the coding sequence ATGACCGAACCTTCTGCTTTGAGCTTAATTCCACCTGTGGTGGTGCTCTCCCTCGCGATTTGGCTGCGCCGCCCTATGCTGGCGCTCATCATTGGTACACTTGTGGGCTTAATGCTCATTAACCCCTCTCCAAGCTATTTATTGGATCAATTCAGCACCATTTCAGTGGATGTGATGCAAGATCCGACCATTGCTTGGCTGATCCTCGTTTGTGGTAGTTTTGGCGCGCTCATCGCGCTGCTGGTGCATGCTGGCGGTGCCATGGCTTTTGGCCAAAGCGCCCTGAAAATCACCAAAAGCCGTAAAAGCTCATTGCTCATGACCTTTGTCCTTGGCGTGGTGATCTTTATCGACGATTACCTCAACGCCCTCACGGTTGGTGAAACCATGAAGCGTGTGACCGATAAATATCGCGTCTCGCGTGAAATGCTCGCCTATGTGGTGGACTCAACAGCAGCGCCAATCTGCGTGCTCATTCCTCTTTCAACTTGGGCGGTATTTTTCTCCGGCTTGATTGAAAATACCGGCAGCGCTAGCGTCGGCGAAGGGATCACGCTCTATATTCAGTCCATTCCCTATATGCTTTACGCATGGTTTGCTGTACTGATGGTTTTGCTGGTTTGCCTTGGCATCATGCCTAACATTGGACCAATGAAAAAAGCGGAGTTTCGCGCTCACCCGCGCAGCGCCGGTGCCATGCATGTTAATCATGCTGAGCTCACCGCTGACCCCTATGCGGTAGAAGCGATCAATGCCGAGTTTGCCAATCAGCAAATCGAGCATGGCAAGCTCTACAACTTTATGGTGCCAATTTTGCTCTTGGTGGGCAGTACCATCTATTTTGGCGTCGATATTTGGAAAGGCTTGTTGGTGACCTTAACCTTCACCATCATCTTCTTTTCAGCGCAAAAGCTGATTCGCCTCGATGATATGATGAAGCAGATGTTTGACGGCTTCCAAACCATGTTGCCTGCCATTGGCATCGTGATTGCCGCCTTTATGTTTAAGGCGATGTCAGACATGCTGGGTATGCCGCAATATGTGATTCAAAGCTTGATGCCATTTATGTCACCCGCTTTGCTGCCTGCCATTATCTTTGTGGCGATGGCCATCCTCGCTTTTGCCACGGGCTCAAGCTGGGGTGTATTTGCCGTGACCATTCCCATTGTGATGCCACTGGCGCACTCCATTGATGCCAATATTCCATTGGTGATTGGCGCGCTACTTTCGGCATCCTCCTTTGGCAGTCAGGCATGCTTTTATAGCGACTCAACCGTACTTGCGGCGCAAGGCTCTGGTTGTGATTTAATGGGGCACGCACTCACCCAGCTGCCCTATGCATTAATTGCAGCCTTTATGGCACTGATTAGCTTTTTGGTTCTTGGCTTTTATTTTTAA
- the lolE gene encoding lipoprotein-releasing ABC transporter permease subunit LolE: MYQPLALCLASRFSRARKRHHFVSFISMAAMIGIALGVAVVIIGLSAMNGFERELKDRVLAVIPHGELQAVKPPLYDWQPLAKGIRKHPEVVGVAPYIDATALVERGSNLKAVKVRGVDPALESQVSVLSQYIDAKAWQSFQAGHQQVIIGQGVAKKLGVGVGDWLTVMLPNHHDSQKLSAAKRVRVQVHGLLSLHGQLDHHLILMPLADLQADLGYGLGVSGLSLKTRDLFDAPRIIKEAGQSVPIYAYIHSWKRTYGNFYRDIALVRTMVYVVMVLMIGVACFNIVSTLMMAVKDRASDIAILRTMGAQDSLIRRIFMSHGLMTGMVGSLFGVLIGVPLSLFLTPITRTFEQLLGRQFLNGDIYFIDFIPTQLIWSDVAIVTVTAMVLSLLASWYPARRASRINPAQVLSGK; encoded by the coding sequence ATGTATCAACCATTAGCGCTTTGTTTAGCCAGCCGATTTAGTCGCGCGCGTAAACGACATCACTTTGTTTCTTTTATCTCCATGGCGGCGATGATTGGTATCGCTCTTGGCGTTGCTGTGGTGATTATTGGCCTTTCTGCGATGAATGGCTTTGAGCGAGAGCTCAAAGATCGCGTGTTGGCGGTGATCCCTCATGGTGAGCTGCAAGCGGTGAAACCGCCGCTCTATGATTGGCAGCCTTTGGCAAAGGGGATTCGTAAACACCCAGAAGTGGTTGGTGTTGCGCCCTATATTGATGCGACAGCTTTGGTGGAGCGCGGCTCTAATCTTAAAGCGGTGAAAGTACGCGGCGTCGATCCGGCGCTTGAATCTCAGGTCAGTGTGCTATCGCAATATATTGATGCGAAAGCCTGGCAAAGTTTCCAAGCGGGTCATCAGCAGGTGATTATTGGCCAAGGGGTGGCCAAGAAATTAGGTGTCGGTGTGGGCGATTGGCTCACGGTGATGCTGCCTAATCATCATGATAGCCAAAAACTGAGCGCTGCCAAACGCGTACGGGTTCAGGTGCATGGTTTGCTTAGCTTACATGGTCAGCTTGATCACCATCTGATTTTGATGCCCTTGGCAGATTTGCAAGCCGATCTTGGTTATGGACTAGGGGTCAGTGGCTTGTCACTGAAAACGCGCGATCTGTTTGACGCGCCAAGAATTATCAAAGAAGCTGGACAAAGTGTACCGATTTACGCCTATATCCATAGCTGGAAGCGAACCTATGGTAATTTCTATCGTGATATAGCCTTGGTGCGCACCATGGTCTACGTGGTGATGGTACTGATGATTGGTGTGGCCTGTTTTAACATCGTTTCGACCTTGATGATGGCGGTGAAAGATAGAGCCAGTGATATTGCAATTTTGCGTACCATGGGCGCACAAGACAGCTTAATTCGCCGTATTTTTATGAGCCATGGCTTGATGACAGGCATGGTGGGTTCGTTATTTGGAGTGTTGATTGGTGTGCCGCTATCGCTCTTTTTGACGCCAATAACGCGCACCTTTGAGCAGCTTTTAGGGCGTCAATTTTTAAATGGCGATATCTACTTTATCGACTTTATTCCAACTCAGCTGATTTGGAGCGATGTGGCGATTGTTACCGTCACCGCCATGGTTTTAAGCTTGCTGGCTAGTTGGTATCCGGCGCGCCGTGCTAGTCGTATTAATCCTGCGCAAGTGCTGAGTGGTAAATAA
- the lolD gene encoding lipoprotein-releasing ABC transporter ATP-binding protein LolD gives MNNVLLDCRQLSKTYQEVAGGTEVLKAVSFALAPRELCAIVGASGSGKSTLLHLLGALDQPSSGEIYFQGKNVHQMSASQQARWRNQHLGFIYQFHHLLADFTALENVAMPLLIGKMPVKEAMMQANAILDKVGLSHRASHRPAELSGGERQRVAIARALVSKPDLVLADEPTGNLDHQTALSIYNLMRELNQDSGTAFLVVTHDRELAGKLDRQLDMQDGQLVRV, from the coding sequence ATGAATAATGTGTTGTTAGATTGTCGTCAATTATCGAAAACCTATCAGGAAGTCGCAGGGGGCACTGAGGTATTAAAGGCAGTGAGTTTTGCGCTTGCGCCGCGCGAGCTATGCGCCATTGTTGGCGCTTCTGGCTCAGGGAAAAGCACCCTATTGCATCTTTTGGGCGCGCTGGATCAGCCCTCAAGTGGTGAGATCTATTTTCAAGGTAAAAACGTGCATCAAATGAGCGCCAGCCAGCAGGCACGTTGGCGCAATCAGCACCTTGGCTTTATCTATCAATTCCACCATTTATTGGCAGATTTTACGGCGCTTGAAAATGTCGCCATGCCCTTGCTGATTGGCAAAATGCCGGTCAAGGAAGCGATGATGCAAGCCAATGCGATTTTAGACAAGGTGGGGCTTTCACATCGCGCCAGCCATCGCCCAGCAGAGCTTTCTGGTGGTGAGCGTCAGCGTGTGGCCATTGCCCGTGCCTTGGTGAGCAAACCGGATTTGGTATTGGCCGATGAGCCGACAGGGAATTTGGACCACCAAACCGCGCTGTCGATTTACAATCTGATGCGCGAGCTCAATCAAGACAGCGGCACCGCCTTTTTGGTGGTGACCCATGATCGCGAGCTTGCTGGCAAATTAGATCGTCAGCTCGACATGCAAGATGGCCAGTTGGTGCGAGTATAA
- the lolC gene encoding lipoprotein-releasing ABC transporter permease subunit LolC, which produces MFHPLPLAIGWRYQRGRSGDPFSRFISMLSTAGITIGVMALITVVSVMNGFEQQLKNRILNVMPQMVVSLPMDAKSMPRLPLPEEIARLNQVTGATPLIEAESVLQSQDGLAAAMLLGIDPNQPEPLALYMLYGSLDKLQPRKYQVILGRALARDLNVNVGDKVRIMVTEASQYTPVGRIPSQRNFTVAGLFDTGTDVDSAQVLVNIDDAARLLRYRDAPESKIKGQMSGWRLQLDDPFAVDQLAYQLSQMGYQVKDWRAQRGELFQAVKMEKKMMGLMIGLIVAVAAFNIITALMMVVMEKEGEVAILKTQGMTTREIMTIFMVQGASSGVIGAVVGGLLGTILAHFINPILSTLGANLLMVGGHLPVLIEPSQVALVILLAAGLSLLATIYPSYRAASISPAEALRYE; this is translated from the coding sequence ATGTTTCATCCACTTCCTCTTGCGATAGGCTGGCGTTATCAACGCGGTCGCAGCGGTGATCCTTTTAGCCGCTTTATTTCTATGCTCTCCACCGCAGGGATCACCATTGGGGTGATGGCTCTGATCACCGTCGTTTCGGTGATGAATGGGTTTGAGCAGCAGCTGAAAAACCGCATATTAAATGTGATGCCACAAATGGTGGTATCACTACCCATGGATGCTAAATCCATGCCGCGATTGCCTTTACCTGAAGAGATCGCCCGTTTAAACCAGGTCACCGGTGCGACGCCGCTGATTGAGGCAGAATCTGTATTGCAAAGCCAAGATGGTCTCGCGGCTGCGATGCTGCTGGGCATTGACCCCAATCAGCCTGAGCCTTTGGCGCTATACATGCTTTACGGCAGCTTGGATAAATTACAGCCGCGCAAATATCAGGTGATTTTGGGACGAGCACTCGCGCGCGATCTCAATGTCAATGTCGGTGATAAAGTGCGCATCATGGTCACTGAAGCCAGTCAATATACGCCTGTGGGACGCATTCCAAGTCAGCGCAATTTTACCGTTGCAGGACTTTTTGATACTGGCACGGATGTGGATAGCGCCCAGGTGCTGGTGAATATCGATGATGCCGCTCGTTTGCTGCGTTATCGCGATGCGCCCGAGAGCAAAATCAAAGGCCAAATGAGCGGCTGGCGTTTGCAACTCGATGACCCCTTTGCGGTGGATCAATTGGCCTATCAGCTCAGTCAAATGGGTTATCAGGTCAAAGATTGGCGCGCCCAACGCGGCGAGCTCTTTCAAGCCGTGAAGATGGAAAAGAAAATGATGGGGCTGATGATCGGCCTGATTGTTGCGGTGGCAGCATTTAATATTATTACCGCATTGATGATGGTGGTGATGGAAAAAGAGGGCGAAGTTGCCATTTTAAAAACCCAAGGGATGACCACCCGTGAAATTATGACCATCTTTATGGTGCAAGGTGCCAGCTCAGGGGTGATTGGCGCAGTGGTGGGGGGCTTGCTCGGCACCATCTTGGCGCATTTTATTAACCCAATTTTATCGACTTTGGGGGCCAACTTGTTGATGGTGGGTGGTCACTTACCTGTATTGATTGAGCCAAGCCAGGTCGCCTTGGTGATTTTACTTGCCGCAGGTTTAAGCTTGCTGGCTACCATTTATCCTTCCTATCGCGCTGCGTCTATCTCTCCTGCTGAGGCTCTTCGTTATGAATAA
- a CDS encoding PilZ domain-containing protein: MEHTEYFSVHHGLTINLEPLTIDASLPDPVQFEQEIPAPFRTANEFTLIDERAVKQLSELGLGAQAPALLDYLNAQQQKLDLLLTYILSQQDDPQKRYQTQTFGASQMTLICPPNLTLNQYCKLWIFLQHPASAVYCYGQVVALDQNEQNETIATIRYTLLQEQDRDKLIRGALYHQQQLLRQRSQHRQLNEHSELSNHK, translated from the coding sequence ATGGAACACACAGAATATTTCTCCGTACATCACGGCTTAACCATCAACCTTGAGCCGCTCACCATCGACGCCTCACTGCCTGATCCGGTGCAATTTGAGCAAGAGATTCCAGCGCCCTTTCGCACTGCCAATGAATTTACCTTAATTGATGAACGCGCAGTCAAACAGCTCAGCGAGCTTGGTCTTGGCGCTCAGGCACCGGCCTTACTTGACTATCTCAATGCACAACAACAAAAGCTTGATTTACTGCTGACCTACATTCTCAGTCAGCAAGATGACCCACAAAAGCGCTATCAAACCCAAACTTTTGGCGCCAGCCAAATGACCCTGATTTGCCCACCCAATTTGACGCTCAATCAATACTGTAAGTTGTGGATCTTTTTGCAGCATCCTGCAAGTGCGGTCTATTGCTATGGCCAAGTGGTAGCACTGGATCAAAACGAGCAAAATGAAACCATTGCGACCATTCGCTATACCCTGCTACAAGAGCAAGATCGTGACAAACTGATCCGCGGCGCGCTCTATCACCAGCAACAATTACTGCGCCAACGCAGTCAACATAGACAGCTCAACGAACACAGCGAACTGTCCAATCACAAATAA
- the mfd gene encoding transcription-repair coupling factor yields MSLSFSLFHFELPSKAGEHRYVGQAQNGALALAIYQASRQHQGPVVVVAPDSQQAQKLRHELSHFDADVLHFPDWETLPYDNFSPHQDIISERLATLYQLPAQTRGILVLPVTTLMQRVTPQSYLHQHALLLAKNDKRDQDQLKHQLTQAGYRHVDQVMEHGEFATRGSIIDLFPMGAGLPIRIDFFDDEIDSIRPFDPETQRSDGEMSEIRLLPAHEFPTDDEAIEAFRGRWRERFEARREPESVYQQVSKGTWPAGIEYWLPLFFEQTETLFDYLPENSLLVPVGELQTPIQQFWQDTQHRYEQRRIDPLRPLLAPSELWLTEDALFAALKPYAQLRLRAESEPNKAGRANLAITPLPELLINHQAKSPLEPLRQFIEQFPGKIIFSVESQGRREALLELLARIKLRPIEQPHLRDALTSKERVQLIIGATEQGFICHNEQLEGGQLALICEANLLGERVIQQRRREQKQQINQDAVIRNLAELSIGQLVVHLDHGIGRYLGLQTLNTGGMATEYVTLEYRDGAKLYVPVASLNLISRYSGGSEESAPLHKLGGEAWQKARKRAAEKVRDVAAELLDVYAKRAVKPGFQFKLNRDSYADFCASFPFEETHDQALAINMVLSDMCQAKAMDRLVCGDVGFGKTEVAMRAAFVATDNSKQVAVLVPTTLLAQQHFENFRDRFANLPIRVEVLSRFKSAKEQKQILADAEAGKVDILIGTHKLLQSQIAFRDLGLLIVDEEHRFGVRQKEKVKAMRADVDILTLTATPIPRTLNMAMSGMRDLSIIATPPARRLAIKTFVRQRDDATVREAILREIMRGGQVYFLHNQVETIEKAADDLATLLPEARITIAHGQMPERELERVMSDFYHQRFNVLVCTTIIETGIDIPSANTIIMDRADNLGLAQLHQLRGRVGRSHHQAYAYLLTPHPKAMTKDAAKRLEAISSLEDLGAGFTLATHDLEIRGAGELLGDEQSGQIQSVGFTLYMEMLEQAVEALKEGKEPALDDLLREQTEVELRIPALLPDDYIGDVNTRLSLYKRIASAKSREDLHEMKVELIDRFGLLPESAENLLTVNQIRLAASQILVKRLEAGEKGGFIEFDSNARIDPAFMVNLLQTQPTHYGFDGPTKLKFMFPLSDRRERIQFVTGLLTQLRDNTLAA; encoded by the coding sequence ATGAGTTTGTCTTTCTCTCTATTTCATTTTGAACTGCCAAGCAAAGCTGGCGAGCACCGCTATGTTGGCCAAGCGCAAAATGGCGCGCTTGCATTGGCGATTTATCAAGCCAGTCGCCAACATCAAGGCCCCGTAGTGGTGGTTGCCCCCGACAGCCAACAAGCACAAAAGCTGCGCCATGAACTCAGCCATTTTGATGCCGATGTATTGCACTTTCCCGATTGGGAAACCTTGCCCTACGATAATTTTTCGCCGCACCAAGATATCATTTCAGAGCGCCTTGCTACCCTGTATCAACTACCTGCGCAAACACGCGGTATCTTAGTACTGCCTGTGACTACCTTAATGCAACGCGTAACACCGCAAAGTTACCTGCATCAGCATGCGCTACTGCTGGCTAAAAATGACAAACGGGATCAAGACCAGCTCAAGCATCAACTGACCCAAGCGGGTTATCGCCATGTTGATCAAGTGATGGAGCATGGTGAATTTGCCACCCGCGGTTCTATCATCGACCTTTTCCCCATGGGCGCGGGCCTCCCCATTCGCATCGATTTTTTCGATGATGAAATCGACTCCATTCGCCCTTTTGACCCAGAAACCCAGCGCTCTGACGGTGAAATGAGCGAAATTCGTTTGCTTCCTGCCCATGAATTTCCCACCGATGATGAAGCCATTGAAGCCTTTCGCGGCCGTTGGCGTGAGCGTTTTGAAGCGCGCCGTGAACCGGAGTCTGTCTATCAACAGGTGAGCAAAGGCACTTGGCCTGCTGGGATTGAATATTGGCTACCGCTATTTTTTGAACAAACCGAAACCCTCTTTGACTACCTACCAGAAAATAGCTTATTGGTGCCTGTTGGCGAGCTGCAAACGCCCATTCAGCAATTTTGGCAAGACACCCAGCACCGCTATGAGCAACGTCGTATCGACCCACTACGCCCACTACTGGCGCCAAGCGAGCTCTGGCTCACTGAAGATGCACTGTTTGCAGCCCTCAAACCCTATGCGCAATTGCGCCTTCGTGCAGAAAGTGAACCAAACAAAGCGGGACGTGCCAATCTTGCCATTACGCCGCTACCCGAACTGTTGATCAATCATCAGGCCAAATCGCCATTGGAGCCGCTGCGTCAGTTTATCGAGCAGTTTCCAGGCAAAATTATCTTTAGCGTTGAGTCACAAGGCCGACGTGAAGCCCTACTTGAACTATTGGCACGAATTAAATTACGTCCAATTGAACAACCGCACCTGCGCGATGCACTCACGAGCAAAGAGCGTGTACAGCTGATCATTGGTGCCACAGAGCAAGGCTTCATCTGCCACAATGAGCAGCTTGAAGGCGGACAGTTGGCTCTCATTTGTGAAGCCAATTTATTGGGCGAGCGCGTTATTCAGCAGCGTCGCCGCGAGCAAAAACAGCAAATTAACCAAGATGCGGTGATCCGCAATCTCGCTGAACTCAGTATCGGTCAGTTGGTCGTCCACCTTGACCATGGCATTGGCCGCTATCTTGGCTTGCAAACGCTCAATACAGGCGGCATGGCCACCGAATATGTCACCCTTGAATATCGCGATGGTGCAAAACTCTATGTGCCTGTGGCCTCGCTCAATCTAATTAGCCGCTACTCAGGTGGTAGTGAGGAAAGCGCGCCGCTGCATAAACTCGGCGGTGAAGCTTGGCAAAAAGCGCGTAAACGCGCAGCAGAGAAAGTGCGCGATGTGGCCGCAGAGCTGCTCGATGTCTACGCCAAACGCGCGGTGAAACCCGGTTTTCAATTTAAACTCAATCGCGATAGCTACGCTGATTTTTGCGCCAGCTTCCCCTTTGAGGAGACCCATGACCAAGCACTGGCGATCAACATGGTGCTCTCTGATATGTGCCAAGCCAAAGCCATGGATCGCTTGGTCTGTGGTGATGTGGGCTTTGGTAAAACAGAAGTGGCCATGCGCGCTGCGTTTGTTGCCACCGATAACAGTAAACAAGTGGCGGTGTTAGTCCCTACCACCTTGCTTGCCCAGCAGCATTTTGAGAACTTTCGCGATCGCTTCGCTAATTTACCCATTCGCGTCGAAGTACTCTCGCGCTTTAAATCAGCCAAAGAGCAGAAACAGATTTTGGCCGATGCCGAAGCCGGCAAAGTCGATATCCTGATTGGCACCCATAAGCTGCTACAAAGCCAAATTGCCTTTCGTGACCTTGGTTTGCTGATTGTCGATGAGGAGCACCGTTTTGGTGTTCGACAAAAAGAGAAAGTGAAAGCGATGCGCGCCGATGTGGACATTTTGACCCTCACCGCAACGCCCATTCCCCGCACCCTCAATATGGCCATGAGTGGTATGCGCGATCTTTCCATTATCGCCACCCCACCGGCTCGACGTTTGGCGATTAAAACCTTTGTCCGTCAACGGGATGATGCCACGGTGCGCGAGGCGATTTTGCGTGAAATTATGCGCGGCGGTCAGGTTTATTTTCTTCACAATCAAGTCGAAACCATTGAAAAAGCCGCTGATGATTTAGCCACCTTGCTGCCTGAGGCGCGGATCACTATCGCCCATGGGCAAATGCCTGAGCGCGAGCTTGAACGCGTGATGAGTGATTTTTATCATCAGCGCTTTAATGTGTTGGTGTGTACCACCATCATTGAAACGGGGATTGATATTCCAAGTGCCAACACTATCATTATGGATCGCGCCGACAACCTAGGTTTGGCCCAGCTTCACCAGCTTCGTGGCCGCGTTGGGCGCTCCCACCACCAAGCCTATGCTTATTTGCTCACGCCACATCCAAAAGCGATGACCAAAGATGCAGCCAAACGTCTTGAGGCCATTTCCTCACTCGAAGATCTAGGCGCAGGCTTTACCTTGGCAACCCACGACCTTGAGATTCGCGGCGCTGGCGAGCTGCTTGGCGATGAGCAAAGCGGCCAAATCCAATCCGTGGGCTTTACCTTGTATATGGAGATGCTTGAGCAAGCCGTTGAGGCGCTCAAAGAGGGTAAAGAGCCTGCATTAGACGATCTATTGCGTGAGCAAACCGAAGTGGAGCTGCGCATTCCCGCGCTACTTCCCGATGATTACATTGGTGATGTGAACACCCGTTTATCTTTGTATAAACGCATCGCCAGCGCAAAATCGCGCGAGGATCTTCACGAGATGAAGGTGGAACTCATTGATAGATTTGGATTATTACCTGAATCAGCTGAAAACTTGCTCACCGTAAACCAAATTCGGTTAGCCGCTTCACAAATTCTAGTGAAACGATTAGAAGCAGGTGAAAAAGGCGGCTTTATTGAGTTTGATAGCAATGCTAGAATCGACCCTGCCTTTATGGTCAACCTGTTACAAACGCAGCCAACCCATTATGGTTTTGATGGACCGACCAAACTTAAGTTTATGTTCCCCTTAAGTGATCGTCGCGAACGCATTCAATTTGTAACTGGACTGCTCACGCAATTACGTGACAACACACTCGCGGCATAG
- a CDS encoding peptidoglycan binding protein CsiV translates to MKKLVFLLMVMVSFPTMARQFDIEVIIFKRNVAPETINESWPDKLPAIDYTDTKVYADFTGVRKLPSSSYRLKRQYEALQNHAGFTPLFHAAWRQGDWSSRRAPVFHIQAGQNFASQFNPDGTPIEPGQVVSTTPLYELEGTLQVYVQHYLFTKVNLDLRKPGQREVVIGADIEQPVEAVEDGTESDAVVVGQLQQIEKQVEVESFLKTFRMQQLRKMGSGEIHYLDHPLMGMLIYVRKLD, encoded by the coding sequence ATGAAGAAGCTAGTCTTTTTACTGATGGTGATGGTCAGCTTTCCGACCATGGCACGTCAGTTCGACATCGAAGTGATTATCTTTAAACGCAACGTAGCACCTGAAACCATCAATGAATCATGGCCAGACAAACTGCCTGCCATCGATTACACCGATACCAAGGTCTATGCCGATTTCACTGGTGTTCGTAAGCTTCCTTCTTCAAGCTATCGACTCAAGCGTCAATATGAAGCGCTGCAAAACCATGCAGGTTTTACCCCACTATTCCATGCGGCATGGCGTCAAGGCGATTGGAGCAGTCGCCGCGCACCTGTCTTCCATATTCAAGCCGGTCAAAATTTTGCCAGCCAATTTAATCCAGACGGCACACCGATTGAGCCAGGGCAAGTGGTCAGTACCACCCCGCTCTATGAGCTAGAAGGCACCCTACAGGTTTATGTGCAACACTATCTATTCACCAAGGTGAATTTAGATTTGCGCAAACCGGGTCAGCGTGAAGTCGTGATTGGTGCCGATATCGAGCAACCCGTAGAAGCGGTAGAAGATGGTACTGAAAGTGATGCCGTTGTGGTCGGTCAGCTTCAGCAAATTGAAAAACAAGTGGAAGTCGAGAGTTTCCTAAAAACCTTCCGGATGCAGCAGCTACGTAAAATGGGTAGTGGTGAAATTCATTATCTCGATCATCCATTGATGGGCATGCTGATTTACGTTCGTAAATTAGACTAG
- a CDS encoding aspartate kinase, which yields MMHTVEKIGGTSMSSFNEVLDNIIFYPQSLYQRIFVVSAYSGITNGLLECKKTGKPGIYQAVADHDPQWQQQLAQLKDRMLLINHDMFSDPMARRQADHFIIERLEKAQSCIQNILDTCQFRQFSLAGYLPQIREFLSSIGEAHSAFNTALLLSLHKVNARFVDLSGWDSERSGNLDEVLTQAMADIDLSQELPIVTGYVSCDEGLMQTYDRGYSEMTFSRLAVLTGAKEAVIHKEYHLSSADPGIVGADAVSPIGHTNYDVADQLANLGMEAIHPNAAAGLRKAGINLVIKNTFEPEHAGTRITQSYQPTQDKVDIIAGKNHICALHIFDQTMVGKIDNISYQIIEIIRQERVQVVGKEMNANSMTYYLSGHEKAQKKVLKKVEALFPLGHISAEMVALISVIGAQIDQNSILYNAIIALNQQGILPQAMHTPLRNVDVQFVVADKDYDATIRTLHQALMEQTPVCLQSVKVA from the coding sequence ATTATGCACACCGTAGAAAAAATCGGTGGAACCTCGATGTCATCTTTTAATGAAGTTTTAGATAATATTATTTTCTATCCGCAGTCGCTCTATCAACGTATCTTCGTTGTTTCTGCTTATTCCGGTATTACTAACGGCCTACTGGAGTGTAAAAAAACAGGCAAACCTGGCATCTACCAAGCGGTGGCAGACCATGATCCACAGTGGCAACAACAATTAGCGCAACTCAAAGACCGCATGCTGCTGATCAACCATGATATGTTTAGCGATCCCATGGCGCGTCGACAAGCCGATCACTTTATTATTGAGCGACTCGAAAAAGCGCAAAGCTGCATTCAAAATATTCTCGACACTTGCCAGTTTCGACAATTTTCACTGGCAGGTTATCTGCCGCAAATTCGCGAGTTTCTCTCATCTATTGGCGAAGCCCATAGCGCCTTTAATACCGCCCTTTTGCTATCCCTACACAAGGTAAACGCGCGTTTTGTTGACCTCTCAGGTTGGGATTCAGAGCGAAGTGGTAATCTTGATGAGGTGCTCACACAAGCCATGGCAGATATCGATTTGAGCCAAGAGCTACCAATTGTCACCGGCTATGTCTCTTGTGATGAGGGGCTCATGCAAACCTATGATCGCGGTTATAGCGAGATGACCTTTAGCCGTCTTGCCGTGCTCACTGGCGCCAAAGAGGCGGTGATCCACAAGGAATATCACCTGAGTTCCGCCGATCCCGGTATTGTCGGTGCGGATGCGGTCAGCCCAATTGGCCACACCAATTATGATGTTGCCGATCAGCTGGCAAACCTTGGCATGGAGGCGATCCATCCCAATGCGGCAGCAGGGCTTCGCAAGGCGGGGATCAATTTGGTAATCAAAAATACCTTTGAACCCGAGCATGCCGGTACCCGTATTACCCAAAGCTACCAACCGACACAAGATAAGGTTGATATCATCGCCGGTAAAAATCACATTTGTGCGCTGCATATTTTCGATCAAACCATGGTCGGCAAAATCGATAATATTAGTTATCAAATTATTGAGATTATTCGCCAAGAGCGCGTACAAGTAGTGGGTAAAGAGATGAATGCCAACTCCATGACCTATTATTTGTCGGGGCATGAAAAGGCGCAAAAGAAGGTGCTAAAAAAAGTCGAAGCACTGTTTCCGCTAGGGCATATCAGCGCAGAAATGGTCGCTTTGATTTCGGTGATCGGTGCGCAAATCGATCAAAACAGCATTTTGTACAACGCCATCATCGCCCTCAATCAGCAAGGTATTTTACCGCAAGCCATGCATACACCACTGCGTAATGTGGATGTTCAATTTGTGGTCGCGGATAAAGACTACGATGCGACTATCCGCACGCTGCATCAAGCTTTAATGGAACAAACCCCTGTTTGCTTGCAATCCGTCAAAGTGGCTTAA